A window from Phaeocystidibacter marisrubri encodes these proteins:
- a CDS encoding glycoside hydrolase family 108 protein has product MKRPDYRLFVPFILRWEGGYVNDPIDRGGETNKGITRATFNALADTVLGIEPTDWAFKNMTEAQAELFIKHYWDKATYNNSIHDQAIAEAITSWNWGSGRYGLMTFQRLLNDEFGEDLAVDGIIGPKTVNAANQIHPPTLLSRMIARRERFFWDLAKMDPSQERFLKGWLNRLQDFADRHKKKLHSDPQEYCSHCPHLASGSSKDQKFDE; this is encoded by the coding sequence ATGAAGCGACCAGATTATAGATTGTTCGTTCCGTTCATCCTTCGCTGGGAAGGTGGATATGTAAATGACCCTATTGATCGTGGAGGTGAAACCAATAAAGGAATTACCAGAGCCACATTCAATGCGCTAGCTGATACCGTATTGGGCATCGAGCCTACCGATTGGGCTTTTAAGAATATGACCGAAGCTCAGGCCGAGCTCTTTATCAAGCATTACTGGGACAAGGCAACCTATAATAATAGCATCCATGATCAAGCTATCGCTGAAGCTATTACCTCATGGAATTGGGGTTCTGGCAGGTATGGCCTAATGACCTTTCAACGCCTTCTCAACGATGAATTTGGTGAAGACTTAGCCGTAGATGGAATCATTGGTCCCAAAACGGTGAATGCAGCAAATCAGATTCACCCTCCAACACTACTCTCTCGAATGATTGCTCGAAGAGAACGTTTCTTCTGGGACTTGGCCAAGATGGACCCTTCGCAGGAGCGGTTCCTTAAAGGATGGCTTAACCGATTGCAGGACTTCGCTGATCGTCACAAAAAAAAATTGCACTCGGATCCACAGGAGTATTGCTCACATTGTCCGCACTTAGCCTCTGGCTCATCAAAAGATCAAAAGTTCGATGAGTAG
- a CDS encoding ArdC family protein produces MSVTGVFNALHGETVQRAYLHSLLKSAWNSKDPMAIDVAVRLDQLLKAHPKAKDFTLRIENPVLEGLYGLQSDAPIDEEEIGLGKTIKPEDIYQKVTDLVLEAIDKYGDLPWRQGWKSIDTYGLSATNFISKKPYRGINSVLLNFILPALRKRNWENPYFLTFKQIQEKGGKLKKGSKGYLVVYFSILHKYKGKKISEREYWEKRKECDSAPNQGTEEWFEKCRDLERIPFLKYYKVFNGDDIEGIDFELQKVEPKNDAQKIETAEAIIKAYSKGPQISHGGDRAFYSPAQDRIQMPPQAAFDKPQEYYSTLFHECIHSTGHHTRLERNMTGKFGTKEYAFEELIAEMGANYLNAEAGILYYTMKNSASYLKGWSKKLKDEMSKDNRFFFRACSSAQEAADFILDRNKDGVPAYLKKMTKKVKEEQLELALSGPKSNLVQKTIDNTKQVKESISLIKELSGELKDLFVSADRADKIERPDTFRLPGKIGEFMQDLQRYKLAILLKGDPHAGKSEFLKQLIDGFLEMNWTCALFDLEQGGMASKDTEASIRRNIKTKNLSRLFVTGEAPNGFETVKEAAKAFDVVAIDSWQKLDIPNHRFDELRNEYPNTIFIVIFQQNGEGGTRGGVTADYDAPVAIKVHRVDADFKNNYAEMLKNRGNKVGIQYGLH; encoded by the coding sequence ATGTCAGTTACCGGTGTTTTCAATGCCCTTCATGGTGAAACCGTTCAGAGAGCTTATCTCCATAGCCTTTTAAAAAGTGCCTGGAATAGTAAGGATCCAATGGCCATAGATGTAGCCGTTCGCTTGGATCAATTGCTCAAAGCACATCCAAAGGCCAAAGACTTCACCTTGCGTATTGAAAACCCGGTATTGGAAGGATTGTATGGTTTACAGAGCGATGCTCCTATTGATGAGGAAGAGATAGGTCTAGGCAAAACCATCAAGCCCGAAGACATCTACCAAAAGGTGACTGATCTCGTTCTGGAGGCTATCGATAAGTATGGCGACCTCCCTTGGCGACAAGGTTGGAAATCCATTGACACCTATGGGTTATCTGCGACCAACTTTATCAGCAAGAAACCCTATCGAGGTATCAATTCTGTACTACTCAACTTCATTCTTCCAGCCCTTAGAAAGCGAAACTGGGAGAATCCGTACTTCCTAACCTTTAAGCAGATTCAAGAGAAAGGAGGAAAACTGAAGAAGGGTTCCAAAGGGTACTTAGTGGTGTACTTCTCCATCCTTCACAAATACAAGGGAAAGAAAATCTCTGAGCGCGAATATTGGGAGAAACGAAAGGAATGTGACAGTGCTCCTAATCAAGGAACTGAAGAGTGGTTTGAAAAATGTAGAGATCTCGAGCGCATCCCTTTCCTGAAGTACTACAAAGTCTTTAACGGAGATGACATCGAAGGCATCGACTTCGAACTGCAAAAAGTGGAGCCAAAGAACGATGCTCAAAAGATTGAGACAGCCGAGGCCATAATCAAGGCCTACTCGAAAGGTCCTCAGATTAGCCACGGCGGAGATCGAGCTTTTTACTCTCCTGCTCAGGATAGAATCCAGATGCCTCCGCAAGCAGCTTTCGACAAACCTCAAGAGTATTATTCAACGCTCTTCCACGAGTGTATTCACTCAACAGGTCATCACACTCGTCTTGAACGAAACATGACCGGCAAGTTCGGTACAAAAGAGTATGCCTTTGAAGAGCTCATAGCAGAAATGGGAGCCAACTACCTTAATGCAGAAGCAGGCATTCTTTACTACACCATGAAGAACAGTGCTTCCTATCTAAAAGGCTGGAGTAAGAAGCTTAAGGATGAGATGTCCAAAGACAATCGATTCTTCTTTAGAGCATGTAGCTCAGCACAAGAAGCCGCTGACTTCATCCTCGACCGAAACAAGGATGGTGTTCCGGCGTACCTTAAGAAGATGACAAAGAAGGTCAAAGAGGAACAACTCGAACTTGCGCTCTCTGGCCCGAAGTCTAACCTGGTTCAAAAAACAATCGATAATACGAAACAGGTCAAAGAATCTATTTCCTTGATAAAAGAGCTCTCAGGCGAGTTGAAAGATCTCTTTGTTTCAGCAGATCGGGCTGACAAGATTGAACGTCCAGATACATTCAGATTGCCTGGTAAGATTGGAGAGTTCATGCAAGACCTTCAACGCTACAAACTGGCCATTCTTCTAAAAGGAGATCCTCATGCTGGTAAAAGTGAATTTCTCAAACAGCTCATTGATGGATTCCTGGAAATGAATTGGACTTGCGCCCTCTTTGATCTGGAGCAAGGCGGTATGGCCAGCAAGGACACAGAAGCTTCCATCCGCCGGAATATCAAAACGAAGAACCTCTCCCGTCTATTTGTAACGGGAGAGGCTCCAAATGGATTTGAAACTGTCAAAGAGGCGGCCAAGGCTTTTGATGTTGTGGCGATCGATTCCTGGCAGAAGTTAGACATTCCGAATCATCGATTTGATGAACTTCGAAATGAGTATCCAAACACCATTTTCATCGTCATCTTCCAGCAGAATGGTGAAGGTGGTACTCGCGGAGGAGTTACAGCAGATTATGATGCTCCAGTAGCCATTAAGGTGCATCGAGTTGATGCTGATTTCAAGAATAACTATGCGGAGATGTTGAAGAATAGAGGAAATAAAGTAGGAATTCAATACGGCCTTCATTAG
- a CDS encoding KAP family P-loop NTPase fold protein, with the protein MNDYSPDTSIQDAEEDLFQRHEFAKRICTSISRNQGTECITFGLYGTWGTGKSSILQLIRNELNTNHENTHVLDYNPWQIGDQNSLMLQFFSIIANEIEVLESDSEKAEKEPEKVETRISKARNKWNNFFKRSSQLESQSEANIRQLKKYTAPFLGVLNSSLSDKIFDVFGESPNLEQIKDRLQKLLQKLDKRLVIIIDDIDRLDKDEIHILLKLVKQSISLDRITYLLSFDKQVVADAIREKYGSEEYSGESFLEKIIQVPLELPTLTKSQLRAFTKAKLEKAITDLDLEQEWSQFRVRSDVFWEAVFTGNTTPRSILRFVNSLRFHLPMVKDHVYISDFILLQTLHFFHPNYYQFIINHSFFFNESWSNHGGKDEGKILLYRKETEILAKSHNGQEHENALKIIHSLFPDTRHHQSPLNEELYSRASSMRISSPRHFDRYFTYQVDESDISEYEVANLTNNIESIGDDDFISTLKGYLEKTDTFSVLLKFRSFEKNITEQKAIVLIKKLYRASELFESKDHYFIDSPEDQLSRFIMRLMAIIDVDKREKLFSELFRNSTSLKFTLAHYIDLFIKAKKKEQDSPYSYNFLVSQFDNLRKKAGLDRTDAILELPKASLEKIRFLLGAWSECNRSDFNEFIKSFLQKEGNSLILLSHLVPTIFSTKAPHQFKGDLTKEVFLWIQSTLDIRLFWSQIRKDSLAENFKIEVVKFLNTETDDSKDQDLQNMINQFVYWYDSLVEHID; encoded by the coding sequence ATGAACGATTACTCACCCGATACTTCAATTCAGGATGCTGAAGAAGATCTTTTTCAACGTCATGAATTTGCCAAAAGAATTTGCACCAGTATTTCCAGAAATCAGGGAACCGAATGTATAACGTTCGGCCTCTATGGCACTTGGGGAACAGGGAAGAGTTCAATCCTTCAACTCATAAGAAATGAGTTGAACACAAACCATGAGAATACCCACGTACTCGACTACAACCCTTGGCAGATTGGCGATCAAAACAGCTTAATGCTTCAATTTTTCTCAATTATTGCGAATGAGATTGAAGTATTGGAATCAGATAGTGAGAAAGCAGAAAAGGAGCCTGAGAAAGTCGAAACAAGAATCTCGAAAGCCAGGAACAAGTGGAACAATTTCTTTAAGAGAAGCTCTCAATTAGAGTCTCAATCCGAAGCAAACATTAGACAACTGAAGAAGTATACAGCTCCTTTTTTAGGAGTTTTGAATAGTTCGCTTTCAGATAAGATATTCGATGTGTTTGGCGAATCTCCTAATCTTGAACAAATAAAAGACCGGCTACAGAAATTGCTCCAGAAACTCGATAAGCGACTGGTTATAATTATAGATGACATAGATAGACTTGATAAAGACGAAATTCACATTTTGTTGAAGCTTGTGAAGCAAAGTATCTCGTTAGATCGCATTACTTACTTACTCTCGTTTGATAAGCAAGTCGTTGCGGATGCTATTCGTGAAAAATACGGCAGTGAAGAATACTCGGGCGAGAGCTTCTTAGAAAAGATAATTCAAGTTCCGTTAGAGTTGCCTACTCTGACCAAGTCACAATTGAGGGCCTTTACAAAAGCTAAACTGGAAAAAGCGATTACCGATCTTGACTTGGAGCAAGAATGGAGCCAATTTCGAGTTCGTAGCGATGTGTTTTGGGAGGCCGTTTTCACTGGAAATACCACTCCTAGGTCTATTCTTAGATTCGTGAATAGCCTTAGGTTTCATCTTCCGATGGTCAAGGACCATGTTTATATCTCAGATTTCATTTTACTCCAGACGTTGCATTTTTTTCACCCCAATTATTATCAATTCATTATAAACCACAGCTTTTTCTTCAACGAAAGTTGGAGTAATCATGGCGGAAAAGATGAAGGCAAAATTTTACTTTACAGGAAGGAGACGGAAATTCTAGCAAAGTCCCATAATGGCCAGGAGCATGAAAATGCACTTAAGATTATCCATTCGTTGTTCCCAGACACTAGACACCATCAATCTCCCTTAAATGAAGAACTATACTCAAGAGCTAGCTCGATGAGAATAAGTTCGCCTCGGCATTTTGACCGCTATTTCACATATCAGGTTGATGAATCTGACATCTCAGAGTATGAAGTAGCTAATCTCACGAACAACATCGAATCAATTGGTGACGATGATTTTATTAGTACGTTAAAAGGATATCTAGAGAAGACTGACACATTTAGTGTACTTCTTAAATTCAGGTCCTTTGAAAAGAATATTACTGAACAGAAAGCGATTGTCCTGATCAAAAAACTGTATCGGGCTTCAGAGCTCTTTGAAAGTAAAGATCACTATTTCATAGATTCTCCAGAAGATCAGTTATCTCGTTTCATCATGCGACTAATGGCGATTATCGACGTAGATAAACGTGAGAAACTGTTTAGTGAACTGTTCAGGAATTCCACTTCTTTGAAATTTACTCTGGCTCATTATATTGACTTATTCATTAAAGCGAAAAAGAAAGAACAAGACTCACCTTACTCTTACAACTTTCTAGTGAGCCAATTCGATAACCTGAGGAAGAAAGCCGGACTAGATCGAACCGACGCCATCCTAGAATTACCGAAAGCTTCATTAGAAAAAATTAGATTTCTACTCGGTGCATGGTCTGAATGCAACAGGAGTGATTTCAATGAATTCATCAAATCTTTCTTGCAAAAAGAGGGAAACAGCCTAATACTTTTGAGTCATCTAGTGCCAACCATTTTTAGTACAAAAGCGCCGCACCAATTCAAAGGAGATTTGACCAAAGAAGTCTTTCTATGGATTCAAAGCACCCTGGATATCCGACTATTCTGGAGCCAAATCAGGAAAGATTCTTTAGCTGAAAATTTCAAGATCGAGGTTGTCAAGTTCCTCAATACTGAAACAGATGATTCAAAGGATCAAGATTTGCAGAATATGATCAACCAGTTTGTCTATTGGTATGATTCACTAGTGGAGCATATTGACTGA
- a CDS encoding helix-turn-helix domain-containing protein, translating into MEVITIEKEAFQRLLKKLDSIEEGLEELRNPVSRMQAEWVDTYDVMKILKVSRRTLTQYVSEGKLKCSRVKNKNYFKLSDIEEFLNTSS; encoded by the coding sequence ATGGAAGTTATCACAATCGAAAAGGAAGCGTTTCAACGTCTACTCAAGAAACTAGACTCTATAGAAGAGGGCTTGGAGGAATTGAGAAACCCAGTTTCACGCATGCAAGCTGAATGGGTGGATACCTATGATGTGATGAAGATATTGAAGGTAAGTAGGAGGACCTTGACTCAATATGTGAGTGAGGGGAAGTTGAAATGTTCAAGGGTGAAGAATAAGAACTATTTCAAACTGTCCGATATCGAAGAATTCCTAAACACCTCTAGTTAA
- a CDS encoding RteC domain-containing protein: MENSNLNAIFEELRRSEVSFVEDRDSLDSGVYQLFEADTRGVSFNGFDSLSEYFQHLLNLYSQFKAALSDVLDSGVKKAKNTLRYIKGLIGEIQILLNPRNEDLLLARVDIKSTSKIATRPRGLLAGILRFIDAQREALRLVKSCVKSIKDTKWPYVSVMPPDGQYSGLNDSSLLNWKGKQSELIELIAALHELRLFGEDVSRKQLWEFFSSVFGVALHNAEKSLHQMKYRKLGNAKFLSRLVQKFDEMMDPNSDLHKSD; the protein is encoded by the coding sequence ATGGAGAACAGCAACTTGAATGCAATATTCGAGGAGCTGCGTCGGTCAGAAGTCTCTTTTGTGGAAGATAGAGACTCGTTAGATTCTGGAGTTTACCAGTTGTTTGAGGCCGATACTCGAGGCGTTTCATTTAATGGATTCGACTCTCTCTCGGAGTACTTTCAGCACCTGTTGAACTTGTACTCTCAGTTTAAGGCAGCTCTCTCGGATGTGCTCGATTCTGGCGTGAAAAAAGCGAAGAATACGCTTCGCTATATCAAAGGTCTTATTGGTGAGATTCAAATCTTATTGAATCCTAGGAACGAAGATTTACTCTTGGCAAGGGTAGATATTAAATCAACATCGAAAATTGCCACCAGACCAAGAGGTTTACTGGCTGGAATTTTGAGGTTCATTGATGCTCAACGCGAAGCGCTCCGTTTGGTGAAGTCTTGTGTCAAATCTATCAAGGATACCAAGTGGCCATACGTTTCCGTGATGCCGCCAGATGGTCAGTATTCTGGCTTGAATGATTCATCTTTACTCAACTGGAAAGGGAAGCAATCCGAGCTTATCGAACTGATAGCTGCTCTTCATGAGCTTAGACTTTTTGGAGAGGATGTTTCTAGAAAACAGCTTTGGGAATTCTTTTCATCGGTCTTTGGTGTGGCCCTTCATAATGCGGAGAAGAGTCTACATCAGATGAAGTATCGAAAACTCGGAAATGCGAAGTTTCTGAGCAGATTGGTGCAGAAGTTCGATGAAATGATGGATCCCAACTCGGATTTGCATAAATCTGACTAG
- a CDS encoding Cap15 family cyclic dinucleotide receptor domain-containing protein: MIFTAWLVGWLVDWGISFLEQNSVSATPPATTALLLVILGLYDRFLWKLPLFQYMVDVPNMNGRYKGNLNYTFNGKPGSPECTIEIVQTASKIKICTYTKNHLGTVTESTSVAESIVKDESDFYSIYFFYQNGGTKESNQLDSHEGANFLKFIPANNRHNRLAKLKGHYFTNRQTQTKGEIEAEFEGNELKREF; this comes from the coding sequence GTGATATTCACAGCATGGCTTGTAGGCTGGCTTGTCGACTGGGGAATTTCTTTTTTAGAACAAAACTCAGTGTCAGCCACGCCTCCGGCGACTACAGCATTATTACTAGTTATTCTTGGTTTGTACGATCGGTTTTTATGGAAGTTGCCACTCTTCCAATATATGGTAGATGTACCTAACATGAATGGACGATACAAGGGGAACCTCAATTACACTTTTAATGGCAAGCCCGGTTCACCTGAATGTACTATTGAGATTGTTCAAACAGCAAGCAAAATAAAAATTTGCACGTATACAAAAAATCACTTGGGAACAGTAACCGAATCCACTAGTGTTGCCGAGAGTATAGTAAAGGACGAGAGCGATTTCTATTCAATATACTTCTTCTATCAGAATGGTGGTACAAAAGAAAGTAATCAGCTTGATTCTCACGAAGGGGCGAATTTTTTAAAATTTATTCCAGCTAACAATCGTCATAACAGGCTCGCTAAGCTGAAGGGTCATTATTTCACCAATCGCCAAACACAGACGAAAGGTGAAATTGAAGCTGAATTTGAAGGTAATGAACTAAAACGTGAATTTTAA
- a CDS encoding cyclic GMP-AMP synthase DncV-like nucleotidyltransferase, whose amino-acid sequence MANCNPIFKEFNREIRLDDDRRVLLREKRNELRKRIEGGYGVVQEHQYVVEEIEFQSQGSYVMDTIINPSRKEDEYDLDDGIYFLGTHDRHDRPTPADFHEFIIAAIEKGQSPNTIEEIVDKDTCVRVKYKGQNGDFNYHVDLPIYYAIDVREPDLADKKEGWHISSPVEFIVWFEEKIQSGFKSEFILESRLYSDEYDKWLNDVRKKDHQLRRIVRYLKAWGDHCRGEMPPGVVMTILAASDNNYSVNERDDVALRDTLVNIKDWLISNGFRCPRPTTPAGEDLFKSYSPERKASFKQELDRFIESANQALATPNQKDACPKWRKHLGDRFPCHLAKDYVEGAKTYDAPAVIGSNNSRSA is encoded by the coding sequence ATGGCAAACTGTAACCCTATATTCAAAGAGTTCAACCGAGAGATCCGCTTGGATGATGACAGAAGAGTCCTTTTAAGGGAGAAGCGTAATGAATTGAGAAAGCGAATTGAAGGCGGGTATGGCGTGGTTCAGGAGCATCAGTACGTAGTTGAGGAGATAGAATTTCAAAGCCAAGGTTCATATGTGATGGATACCATAATCAATCCCAGCCGAAAGGAAGATGAATACGATCTTGATGATGGAATATACTTTTTAGGAACGCACGACAGACATGATCGTCCAACTCCTGCGGATTTTCATGAATTTATCATTGCAGCCATTGAGAAAGGCCAATCGCCCAACACAATCGAAGAGATTGTGGATAAGGATACGTGTGTAAGAGTAAAGTACAAAGGCCAAAACGGTGATTTTAATTATCACGTGGATCTTCCAATTTACTACGCTATTGATGTCCGGGAGCCAGATCTAGCGGATAAAAAAGAAGGTTGGCACATAAGCAGCCCTGTTGAATTTATAGTGTGGTTTGAGGAAAAAATTCAGTCCGGCTTCAAATCTGAGTTCATTCTTGAAAGTCGCTTGTATTCTGATGAGTACGACAAGTGGTTGAATGATGTGAGAAAAAAAGATCATCAATTGAGGAGAATAGTCAGGTACCTTAAGGCTTGGGGAGATCATTGCCGAGGTGAGATGCCTCCAGGAGTCGTGATGACTATTTTGGCGGCATCTGACAATAACTACTCGGTAAATGAGCGGGATGATGTTGCGTTAAGAGACACATTGGTCAATATCAAAGACTGGCTGATTAGCAATGGTTTCAGGTGTCCTAGGCCAACAACACCAGCCGGAGAGGATTTATTTAAAAGCTATTCACCTGAGCGTAAGGCTTCATTTAAACAAGAGCTTGATAGGTTTATTGAGAGTGCCAACCAAGCCTTGGCGACACCTAATCAAAAAGACGCCTGCCCCAAATGGCGAAAACACTTGGGCGATCGATTTCCATGTCATTTAGCAAAGGATTATGTTGAAGGTGCTAAAACTTATGATGCGCCCGCTGTAATTGGAAGCAACAATTCACGCAGTGCTTAA
- a CDS encoding E2/UBC family protein: protein MNFTEALEKSLARLREIEQVHVLSSSEKQYAGFSTEDAVLKVETEICDRNFDPLPIRLYLKFSEDFPLSIPTAYAGKKTYEAIKYIPHLDTNQLICTFDNKSYANSERPAEMAVEVLSRAKRIIEDGIQNENFSDFEEEFEAYWANQYSTKDSVLRVLTLFQARLDSDFKVIELEDFLLAGRKVVLHDNNSSALELKSFLHERNLKFKEFDGMCIGSLQCLKEPPFNMTNREVLKLLEKEKPEEVQKYEGFINRNAESSYVLFEKTINQEHKYFGWRHTNTDVRLKGSLRHVTKPFQSIMTVQANKTVMRLWPESYALKRLQNRTAGIEGALSPRYAFIGLGSIGSHLLPYLNDKHSVEFRLIDPDILALENIGRHLLGAKYVGHPKVEALRHHLKDLAPVQPITIRQSSVFKVVQDDPKYLNEADMIVVAIGEPTIEGWLVEKLAEGKITKPMLFLWVEPFLLGGHLIYLPPEDVKYSNLFDEEGSFIGNVINKKGYTSPVISKQEAGCQALYTPYSVHDIHWFLGCMLTKISDLIKNPSSEMVSYTFVGNKQIANAERIELSDHVRGIPAGTVIENHG, encoded by the coding sequence ATGAATTTCACGGAAGCACTGGAAAAGTCTCTGGCTCGGTTGAGGGAAATAGAGCAGGTTCACGTACTCAGTTCCTCCGAAAAACAATATGCAGGGTTTAGTACTGAGGATGCCGTGTTGAAGGTAGAAACGGAGATTTGCGACCGAAACTTTGACCCTTTACCCATAAGGCTCTATCTCAAATTTTCAGAAGACTTTCCCTTATCTATTCCAACTGCCTATGCCGGTAAGAAGACTTATGAAGCCATAAAATACATTCCCCATTTAGACACAAACCAACTGATTTGCACCTTCGACAATAAGTCCTATGCAAACTCTGAGCGTCCTGCTGAAATGGCAGTAGAGGTGCTCAGTAGAGCTAAACGAATTATTGAAGATGGAATTCAAAATGAGAATTTCTCTGACTTTGAAGAGGAGTTTGAAGCCTATTGGGCAAATCAATATTCAACAAAAGACTCAGTTCTCAGGGTTCTGACGCTGTTCCAAGCCCGCTTAGACAGCGACTTCAAAGTAATTGAACTAGAAGATTTCCTTTTGGCCGGACGAAAAGTAGTTCTCCACGATAATAATTCTTCAGCTCTGGAATTAAAGAGCTTTTTGCACGAGCGCAATTTGAAATTTAAAGAGTTTGATGGAATGTGCATTGGTAGTCTCCAGTGTCTTAAGGAACCTCCCTTTAACATGACCAATAGAGAGGTGCTGAAATTGCTCGAGAAAGAGAAACCTGAAGAGGTTCAGAAGTATGAAGGATTCATAAACCGGAATGCGGAAAGTTCTTATGTGTTATTTGAGAAAACCATAAATCAAGAACATAAGTACTTTGGCTGGAGGCATACAAATACCGATGTAAGGTTAAAAGGTTCCTTAAGGCATGTCACCAAACCTTTCCAGTCAATAATGACAGTACAGGCAAATAAAACTGTAATGCGCCTGTGGCCGGAATCCTATGCACTGAAAAGGTTGCAAAACCGAACCGCAGGAATTGAGGGAGCATTGAGTCCTCGCTATGCCTTCATTGGCTTGGGTAGTATTGGATCACACCTTTTACCTTATCTAAATGACAAGCACAGCGTGGAGTTCAGGTTGATAGATCCTGATATTTTAGCACTTGAAAATATCGGACGACATCTTTTGGGTGCAAAATATGTGGGACACCCGAAAGTTGAGGCTCTGAGGCATCACCTAAAGGATCTTGCTCCAGTGCAACCCATTACTATAAGACAATCCTCTGTATTTAAGGTCGTTCAGGATGATCCAAAGTATCTCAATGAGGCGGATATGATCGTAGTAGCAATAGGAGAACCTACTATTGAAGGCTGGTTAGTCGAGAAACTTGCAGAAGGGAAAATTACAAAACCAATGTTGTTTCTTTGGGTTGAGCCGTTCCTCCTTGGAGGCCATCTCATATACCTACCCCCAGAAGATGTTAAATACTCAAACCTTTTTGACGAGGAAGGTTCTTTTATTGGTAACGTCATAAATAAAAAGGGCTATACAAGTCCTGTGATATCAAAACAAGAGGCTGGATGTCAAGCTTTATACACGCCATACTCAGTGCATGATATCCACTGGTTCTTAGGCTGTATGTTAACAAAAATTTCCGATCTTATTAAGAATCCAAGTTCAGAAATGGTAAGCTACACCTTCGTTGGAAATAAGCAAATCGCAAATGCCGAAAGAATTGAATTATCTGATCATGTACGTGGCATTCCTGCCGGAACAGTAATAGAAAACCATGGTTGA
- a CDS encoding Mov34/MPN/PAD-1 family protein, whose product MVEVELSKKRIVLSDRLLEILERYKQIGKKDNEAGGILLGQVSEDGIFILKASAPCSADQASRTGFVRSKKKAQYIIDYEHVSSGGQTIYLGEWHTHSEPYPCPSQVDLRMITDQYDKNRLNENFVILLIKGTKGIYIGLKSNGKIKGMLINE is encoded by the coding sequence ATGGTTGAGGTTGAACTAAGCAAAAAACGAATAGTACTGAGCGATCGGCTTTTGGAAATTCTGGAACGGTATAAACAAATAGGAAAGAAAGACAATGAGGCTGGTGGTATCCTTCTCGGGCAAGTCTCAGAGGACGGTATCTTCATCCTTAAAGCTTCCGCACCCTGTAGTGCAGATCAGGCTTCAAGAACAGGGTTCGTCAGAAGCAAAAAGAAGGCCCAGTATATCATAGATTATGAACATGTAAGCAGTGGAGGGCAAACCATATATCTCGGAGAATGGCACACGCACTCTGAGCCATACCCATGTCCATCTCAGGTTGATTTGCGTATGATAACCGATCAATATGATAAAAATCGTCTTAATGAAAACTTTGTCATTCTTTTAATAAAAGGCACTAAAGGGATTTATATTGGCCTAAAAAGCAATGGAAAAATTAAAGGTATGTTGATAAATGAGTAA